One window of Papaver somniferum cultivar HN1 chromosome 9, ASM357369v1, whole genome shotgun sequence genomic DNA carries:
- the LOC113309133 gene encoding uncharacterized protein LOC113309133, producing MMISWEKQTMEVEQLLKKKKKKDDGSLTSIKIQEYKMVNILEFEDKEGEEKEQVDLSLSLSMPFQPTEPHSELHLDCSGTSKRRSFPDRYPDSEACKSPHAD from the exons ATGATGATATCATGGGAGAAACAGACGATGGAAGTTGAAcagctgttgaagaagaagaaaaagaaggatgATGGGAGCTTGACAAG TATCAAGATTCAAGAGTACAAAATGGTAAATATATTGGAATTTGAAGACAAGGAGGGAGAAGAAAAGGAACAAGTTGATCTGTCTCTGTCGTTATCGATGCCTTTTCAGCCTACTGAACCTCATTCAGAACTTCATTTGG ATTGTAGCGGCACCAGTAAAAGAAGATCCTTTCCTGATAGATATCCTGATTCCGAGGCTTGTAAGTCTCCGCATGCAG ATTAG